One region of Rhizobium sp. WYJ-E13 genomic DNA includes:
- the scpA gene encoding methylmalonyl-CoA mutase produces MTKKTLSDWEALAEKELRAPPETLTWHTPEGIDVKPLYTAADLDGADADTLPGFAPFTRGPRATMYAGRPWTIRQYAGFSTAEESNAFYRRNLAAGQKGLSVAFDLATHRGYDSDHPRVVGDVGKAGVAIDSVEDMKILFDGIPLQDMSVSMTMNGAVIPILANFIVAGEEQGVSKAELSGTIQNDILKEFMVRNTYIYPPEPSMRIVADIIEYTAKEMPKFNSISISGYHMQEAGATLVQELAFTLADGREYVRAAIAKGLNVDDFAGRLSFFFAIGMNFFMEAAKLRAARLLWTRIMEEFQPKKASSLMLRTHCQTSGVSLQEQDPYNNIIRTAFEAMSAVLGGTQSLHTNSFDEAIALPTEFSARIARNTQLILQHETGVTKVVDPLAGSYYVESLTKELADKAWALIEEVEALGGMTKAVNEGLPKRLIEEAAARRQAAVDKGDEVIVGVNKYRLEAEHPIDILEIDNSAVRAAQIRRIEDTKRRRDGVKVKEALATLSEVARSGDGNMLAAAVEAARARATVGEISDAMREVFGDHFATPKVISGIYGSAYRDEPELDVLKTRMADVTEAMGRKPKIMVAKLGQDGHDRGAKVIASAFGDVGFDVLAGPLFQTPEEAAGMAVGEKVNVVGVSSLAAGHRTLLPQLIEQLKERGGGDIIVVCGGVIPRQDYEFLHEHGVAAVFGPGTNVLEAANSVLDLLQGIRRNQ; encoded by the coding sequence ATGACGAAGAAGACGCTGTCGGACTGGGAAGCACTGGCGGAAAAGGAGCTGCGTGCACCGCCGGAAACGCTGACCTGGCACACGCCAGAAGGCATCGACGTCAAGCCGCTCTATACGGCCGCCGATCTTGACGGCGCCGACGCGGACACTCTTCCCGGCTTCGCACCTTTCACTCGCGGTCCGCGCGCCACCATGTATGCCGGCCGGCCCTGGACGATCCGGCAATATGCCGGCTTTTCGACCGCCGAAGAATCCAACGCCTTTTATCGCCGCAATCTTGCCGCGGGCCAGAAGGGGCTTTCCGTCGCCTTCGATCTCGCCACCCATCGCGGTTATGACAGCGACCATCCGCGTGTCGTCGGCGATGTCGGCAAGGCAGGCGTGGCGATCGACAGCGTCGAGGATATGAAGATCCTCTTTGATGGCATTCCGCTGCAGGACATGTCCGTCTCCATGACCATGAACGGTGCGGTCATCCCGATCCTCGCGAATTTCATCGTCGCCGGCGAAGAGCAGGGCGTTTCGAAGGCGGAATTGTCGGGGACCATCCAGAACGACATTCTCAAGGAGTTCATGGTCCGCAACACCTATATCTACCCGCCGGAACCCTCGATGCGCATCGTTGCCGATATCATCGAATATACGGCAAAGGAGATGCCGAAATTCAATTCGATCTCGATCTCTGGCTATCACATGCAGGAGGCGGGCGCGACGCTGGTGCAGGAGCTTGCCTTCACGCTGGCCGATGGGCGCGAATATGTGCGTGCGGCGATCGCCAAGGGGCTGAATGTCGATGATTTCGCCGGGCGGTTATCCTTCTTCTTCGCAATCGGCATGAACTTCTTCATGGAAGCAGCCAAGCTTCGCGCTGCCCGGCTGCTCTGGACCCGTATCATGGAGGAGTTCCAGCCGAAGAAGGCCTCGTCGCTGATGCTGCGCACCCATTGCCAGACCTCGGGCGTGTCGCTGCAGGAGCAGGATCCTTACAACAATATCATTCGCACGGCTTTCGAGGCGATGTCGGCCGTGCTCGGCGGCACGCAGTCGCTGCACACCAATTCCTTCGACGAGGCGATCGCGCTGCCGACGGAATTTTCCGCCCGCATTGCCCGCAACACCCAGCTCATCCTGCAGCACGAGACCGGCGTCACCAAGGTCGTCGATCCGCTTGCCGGCTCTTATTACGTAGAGAGCCTGACGAAGGAATTGGCCGACAAGGCCTGGGCGCTGATCGAGGAGGTCGAGGCGCTCGGCGGCATGACGAAGGCAGTCAACGAAGGCCTTCCTAAGCGCCTGATCGAGGAAGCCGCCGCCCGTCGTCAGGCCGCCGTCGATAAAGGCGACGAGGTCATCGTCGGCGTCAACAAGTACCGGCTGGAGGCCGAACATCCGATCGATATTCTTGAGATCGACAACAGTGCGGTGCGTGCCGCGCAGATCCGCCGCATCGAGGACACCAAACGACGACGCGATGGCGTGAAGGTGAAGGAAGCGCTGGCGACGTTGTCTGAGGTCGCCCGAAGCGGTGACGGCAACATGCTTGCAGCAGCCGTCGAAGCTGCCCGGGCACGCGCCACCGTCGGTGAAATCTCCGATGCGATGCGCGAAGTCTTCGGCGACCATTTCGCCACACCCAAAGTTATCAGCGGTATCTATGGCAGCGCGTATCGCGACGAACCCGAGCTCGACGTCCTGAAAACCCGCATGGCAGACGTGACCGAGGCCATGGGCCGCAAGCCGAAGATCATGGTGGCCAAGCTTGGCCAGGACGGGCACGACCGTGGCGCCAAGGTAATCGCCTCGGCCTTCGGCGATGTCGGTTTCGACGTTCTCGCCGGCCCGCTGTTCCAGACGCCTGAAGAGGCAGCCGGCATGGCGGTCGGCGAGAAGGTCAACGTCGTCGGCGTCTCATCGCTGGCGGCCGGTCACAGGACCCTGCTGCCGCAGCTGATCGAGCAGCTGAAGGAGCGGGGCGGTGGCGATATCATCGTCGTCTGCGGCGGCGTCATCCCGCGACAGGATTACGAATTCCTGCATGAACACGGTGTGGCCGCCGTCTTCGGTCCGGGTACCAATGTACTGGAGGCCGCGAATTCAGTTCTCGACCTCCTGCAGGGTATCCGGCGGAACCAGTAG
- a CDS encoding fumarylacetoacetate hydrolase family protein: MSHFPLDAAASGGLFVGRAWNPDVAGPSIVTLRDGALVDITSAEAPTLSALLERADAAEFVRAATGKPLGTLEEIAANSTGRPDASKTYLLAPADLQAIKACGVTFAQSMIERVIEEKAAGNADRAASIRERVSTLIGGSLTNIKAGSPEAAKVKQALIEEGIWSQYLEVGIGPDAEVFTKSPVLSSVGWGSDIGLHPISTWNNPEPEIVLAVNSRGEIKGVTLGNDVNLRDVEGRSALLLGKAKDNNASCSIGPFVRLFDAGYSLDDVRRAELDLKVTGKDGFVLHGKSSMSQISRDPTDLVKQTVGAHHQYPDGFMLFLGTLFAPTQDRDAKNQGFTHKIGDVVEISSAGLGALVNTVRLSTECPPWTFGISSLMGNLAKRGLL, translated from the coding sequence ATGTCCCATTTCCCCCTCGATGCTGCCGCTTCGGGCGGTCTCTTTGTCGGTCGCGCCTGGAACCCTGACGTAGCCGGGCCAAGCATCGTGACACTGCGCGATGGCGCCCTCGTCGACATCACCTCTGCCGAGGCCCCGACCCTGAGCGCACTGCTGGAGCGAGCCGATGCGGCGGAGTTCGTCCGAGCCGCAACCGGCAAGCCGCTTGGCACGCTGGAGGAGATCGCAGCCAACAGCACCGGCAGGCCGGATGCGAGTAAGACCTATCTTCTGGCGCCGGCCGACCTGCAGGCGATCAAAGCCTGCGGCGTGACCTTTGCGCAGTCGATGATCGAACGCGTCATCGAAGAAAAGGCCGCCGGCAATGCGGATCGGGCCGCGTCCATCCGCGAGCGCGTCAGCACGCTGATCGGCGGCAGCCTCACCAATATCAAGGCTGGTTCGCCGGAAGCCGCCAAGGTCAAGCAGGCGCTGATCGAGGAAGGCATCTGGTCGCAATATCTGGAAGTCGGCATCGGCCCGGATGCGGAAGTCTTCACCAAGTCGCCGGTTCTCTCATCGGTCGGCTGGGGTTCCGATATCGGTCTTCACCCGATCTCGACCTGGAACAATCCGGAACCGGAAATCGTGCTGGCGGTCAACAGCCGCGGCGAGATCAAGGGCGTCACACTCGGCAACGACGTGAACCTGCGTGACGTCGAGGGCCGCTCCGCGCTGCTGCTCGGCAAGGCGAAGGATAACAACGCCTCCTGCTCCATCGGTCCCTTTGTCCGGCTCTTCGATGCGGGCTACAGCCTTGATGACGTTCGCAGGGCCGAGCTCGATCTCAAGGTCACCGGCAAGGATGGTTTCGTCCTGCATGGCAAGAGCTCCATGTCGCAGATCAGCCGCGATCCGACCGATCTCGTCAAGCAGACGGTCGGCGCTCACCATCAGTATCCCGATGGTTTCATGCTGTTCCTCGGCACGCTCTTTGCGCCGACGCAGGATCGCGACGCAAAGAACCAGGGTTTCACGCACAAGATCGGCGATGTCGTGGAAATTTCGTCCGCCGGCCTCGGCGCGCTGGTCAATACGGTCCGGCTTTCCACCGAATGCCCACCCTGGACCTTCGGCATCTCATCCCTGATGGGCAATCTCGCAAAGCGCGGACTGCTCTAA
- a CDS encoding Gfo/Idh/MocA family protein, translated as MLRFAVVGIDHGHTFDHVKGLLAAGAEFGGYCPQTSVPAIREMFEKTYPDAPQIDREKIFADPSIDVICIAAIPRDRAGLAIRAMKAGKDVMTDKPGVTTFAQLEEVKRTVAETGKIFSICFSERHCVRSAVKAGKLVKEGAIGKVIQTLGTGPHRLQLPTRPDWFFDPEAFGGIIVDIASHQIDQFLFYTGSTTGEVVASSIGNFGMPEKPAFQDFGDVLLRSDTATGYIRVDWFTPEALPTWGDGRLTILGTEGYIELRKYIDIAGRPGKDHLFLVNGKEMTHIDCSSEKLDYFDAFAADVRDRSETAMTQNHVYEVCRLSLEAQTKAARIGTR; from the coding sequence ATGCTGAGATTTGCCGTCGTCGGGATCGACCATGGGCACACGTTCGATCATGTGAAGGGATTGCTGGCCGCGGGCGCCGAATTCGGCGGCTATTGCCCGCAGACATCAGTGCCCGCGATCCGCGAAATGTTCGAGAAGACCTATCCGGATGCGCCGCAGATCGACCGGGAAAAGATCTTCGCCGATCCCTCGATCGACGTCATCTGCATTGCCGCCATTCCGCGCGACCGCGCAGGCTTGGCGATCCGCGCCATGAAGGCCGGCAAGGACGTCATGACCGACAAGCCGGGTGTCACGACCTTCGCCCAGCTGGAAGAGGTCAAACGTACCGTTGCAGAAACCGGCAAGATCTTCTCCATCTGCTTCTCCGAGCGCCATTGCGTGCGCTCCGCCGTCAAGGCCGGCAAGCTGGTGAAGGAAGGGGCGATCGGCAAGGTCATTCAGACGCTGGGCACGGGACCGCATCGGCTGCAGTTGCCGACGCGGCCGGACTGGTTCTTCGATCCGGAAGCCTTCGGCGGCATCATCGTCGATATTGCCTCGCACCAGATCGACCAGTTCCTTTTCTATACCGGCTCGACGACGGGCGAGGTGGTCGCCAGCTCGATCGGCAATTTCGGCATGCCGGAGAAACCGGCTTTCCAAGATTTCGGCGACGTGTTGCTGCGTTCCGACACGGCAACCGGTTACATCCGCGTCGATTGGTTCACGCCGGAGGCGCTGCCGACCTGGGGTGACGGACGCCTGACTATCCTCGGCACCGAGGGCTATATTGAATTGCGCAAATATATCGACATCGCCGGCCGGCCGGGTAAGGATCACCTCTTCCTCGTCAACGGCAAGGAGATGACGCACATCGATTGCAGCAGCGAGAAGCTCGACTATTTCGATGCTTTCGCAGCCGATGTACGCGACCGCAGCGAAACGGCAATGACACAGAACCACGTTTACGAAGTCTGCCGCCTGTCGCTCGAAGCACAGACGAAGGCCGCCCGCATCGGTACCCGCTGA
- a CDS encoding Gfo/Idh/MocA family protein: MIRKLRVGVLGAGIAERHLTGFSWNSDLFEVPVLCSLDADRGKALCEEHRIPEYTQDTDLLFARDDLDVIDIATPPSSHFDLCRKAIERGKHVICEKPLFGSIAEVDEMARILARSNGRKLMPIFQYRYGSGLQKLKLLIERGLAGKPFLTTIETHWWRGPDYYAVPWRGKWATELGGGLLGHAIHAHDMLNYVHGPCAEVFSYGATLVNPIEVEDTASLSVKMKNGSLATLSMTLGSRKEISRLRFCFSDLVAESILEPYTMGRDPWTFIAGTDEHQARIDAALAGYEVKEDGYTRQFELFHQAIVEDRDPPVTLQDARNSLELVTAAYHSQRTGQPTPMPIAADHPLYRSWLPAEERRPAAGV; encoded by the coding sequence ATGATACGGAAACTGCGCGTCGGCGTTCTCGGCGCTGGCATTGCCGAACGGCACCTGACAGGCTTCAGTTGGAACAGCGATCTCTTCGAGGTTCCCGTTCTCTGCTCCCTCGATGCGGATCGCGGCAAGGCGCTCTGCGAGGAGCACAGGATTCCCGAATATACGCAGGATACGGATTTGCTCTTTGCTCGCGACGATCTCGATGTCATCGATATCGCCACACCGCCGAGTTCGCATTTCGACCTGTGCAGAAAGGCGATCGAGCGCGGCAAGCATGTGATCTGCGAAAAGCCGCTCTTCGGTTCGATTGCCGAAGTGGATGAGATGGCGCGCATCCTCGCTCGGTCGAACGGCCGCAAGCTGATGCCGATCTTCCAGTATCGCTATGGCAGCGGCCTGCAGAAGCTGAAGCTCCTGATCGAGCGCGGCCTCGCCGGCAAGCCGTTCCTCACCACAATCGAAACGCATTGGTGGCGTGGACCGGATTATTATGCGGTGCCGTGGCGCGGCAAATGGGCGACGGAACTCGGCGGCGGCCTGCTCGGCCATGCGATCCACGCCCATGACATGTTGAACTATGTGCACGGTCCCTGCGCCGAGGTGTTTTCCTACGGTGCGACGCTCGTCAACCCGATCGAGGTCGAGGATACTGCGTCGCTCTCGGTGAAGATGAAAAACGGCTCGCTCGCCACGCTCTCCATGACGCTCGGCTCCCGCAAGGAAATCTCCAGGCTGCGCTTCTGTTTCAGCGATCTCGTCGCCGAAAGCATTCTGGAACCCTACACGATGGGCCGCGACCCCTGGACCTTCATCGCCGGGACAGACGAGCATCAGGCCCGTATCGACGCCGCGCTTGCCGGCTATGAAGTAAAGGAAGACGGCTACACGCGCCAGTTTGAGCTCTTCCATCAGGCGATCGTCGAAGATCGCGATCCGCCGGTGACCTTGCAGGATGCGCGCAACTCCCTGGAACTGGTGACTGCCGCCTATCACTCGCAGCGTACCGGCCAGCCGACGCCGATGCCCATTGCGGCCGATCATCCGCTTTACCGTTCCTGGCTTCCGGCAGAAGAACGGCGTCCTGCCGCCGGAGTTTAG
- a CDS encoding VOC family protein: MLRSFEHIGMTVSNMDRAIEFYCGLLGLKLHLRKKMPDGMQVAFLDAGGGMLEVFAPPGGAARAVDLQDGTAGVKHITFHFENVEETFARLEAAGVDIKERPRFAVHSEMLNRIAFVRDPDGIIVELAERSQNRLA; the protein is encoded by the coding sequence ATGCTGAGATCATTCGAACATATCGGCATGACGGTCAGCAATATGGACCGTGCGATCGAATTCTATTGCGGTCTGCTCGGCCTGAAACTGCATCTGCGCAAAAAGATGCCCGACGGCATGCAGGTCGCCTTTCTCGACGCCGGCGGTGGCATGCTGGAGGTTTTTGCGCCGCCTGGCGGTGCCGCCAGAGCTGTCGATCTTCAAGATGGAACGGCCGGCGTCAAGCACATAACCTTCCATTTCGAAAACGTTGAAGAAACGTTCGCCCGGCTGGAAGCGGCGGGCGTGGACATCAAGGAACGGCCGCGTTTTGCGGTCCATTCCGAGATGCTGAACAGGATTGCGTTTGTCCGTGATCCGGACGGCATTATCGTCGAGCTTGCCGAGCGGTCGCAGAACCGGCTTGCCTGA
- the cydX gene encoding cytochrome bd-I oxidase subunit CydX gives MWYFAWILGLPLAAAFAVLNAMWYELVDDEAKKKASGERR, from the coding sequence ATGTGGTATTTCGCATGGATTCTCGGCCTGCCGCTGGCAGCCGCTTTCGCCGTCCTCAACGCCATGTGGTACGAACTGGTGGATGACGAAGCCAAGAAAAAGGCGTCGGGAGAACGCAGGTAA
- the cydB gene encoding cytochrome d ubiquinol oxidase subunit II, with amino-acid sequence MILHQLIDYETLRIIWWVLLGVLLIAFATTDGFDLGVGALLPFVAKNDAERRVAINTIGATWEGNQVWLILGGGAIFAAWPPLYAVSFSGFYLAMFAILLALILRPVAFKYRSKRESPRWRSNWDWALFVGGFVPSLIFGVAVGNVLQGVPFRFANDMRIFYEGSFFALLNPYALLCGLLSVAMLVMHGGAWLVLKATGPVAERSRRYGSIAALAVIVLFALGGLFLWMGVDGYRITSDINPIGPSNPLLKTVTPEGGAWLANYHTYPWMIAAPILGFLGAGAAFLAMRVRREVAALLFSDLAITGIISTVGLSMFPFILPSSLDPRSSLTVWDASSSHLTLFIMLVATIIFLPIIFAYTAWVYKVLWGKVDEKSVTDKNSHAY; translated from the coding sequence ATGATCCTTCACCAACTTATCGACTATGAAACCCTGCGCATCATCTGGTGGGTGCTGCTCGGCGTGCTCCTGATAGCCTTCGCCACCACCGACGGCTTCGACCTTGGCGTCGGTGCGCTCCTGCCCTTCGTTGCCAAGAACGATGCGGAACGCCGTGTCGCTATCAATACGATCGGCGCCACCTGGGAAGGCAACCAAGTGTGGCTCATCCTCGGCGGCGGCGCCATCTTCGCCGCCTGGCCGCCGCTCTATGCGGTCTCCTTCTCGGGCTTTTATCTGGCGATGTTCGCAATTCTGCTTGCGCTCATCCTGCGCCCGGTCGCTTTCAAATACCGCTCCAAGCGCGAGAGCCCTCGGTGGCGCAGCAATTGGGACTGGGCACTCTTCGTCGGCGGTTTCGTGCCGTCGCTGATCTTCGGCGTTGCCGTCGGCAATGTGCTGCAGGGCGTGCCCTTCCGCTTCGCGAACGACATGCGCATCTTCTACGAAGGCTCATTCTTCGCGCTTCTGAACCCCTATGCCCTGCTCTGCGGCCTGCTCTCCGTCGCCATGCTCGTCATGCACGGCGGCGCATGGCTGGTGCTGAAGGCAACGGGACCGGTTGCCGAGCGCAGTCGTCGCTACGGCAGTATCGCGGCACTCGCCGTCATCGTGCTCTTCGCGCTCGGCGGCCTGTTCCTCTGGATGGGTGTCGACGGTTATCGCATCACCAGCGATATCAACCCGATCGGCCCGTCGAACCCGCTTTTGAAGACCGTGACGCCGGAAGGCGGTGCATGGCTTGCCAATTACCACACCTATCCCTGGATGATCGCAGCACCGATCCTCGGCTTCCTGGGCGCAGGCGCGGCATTCCTTGCCATGCGGGTCCGCCGCGAGGTCGCAGCGCTGCTCTTCAGCGACCTCGCGATAACAGGCATCATCTCGACGGTCGGTCTTTCGATGTTCCCGTTCATCCTGCCCTCCTCGCTCGATCCAAGGTCAAGCCTGACGGTCTGGGATGCGTCGTCCAGCCACCTGACGCTGTTCATCATGCTGGTGGCCACGATCATCTTCCTGCCGATCATCTTTGCCTACACCGCCTGGGTCTACAAGGTGCTGTGGGGCAAGGTCGACGAGAAGAGCGTAACCGACAAGAACAGCCACGCTTATTGA
- a CDS encoding cytochrome ubiquinol oxidase subunit I, whose protein sequence is MELDIVALSRFQFALTALYHFLFVPLTLGLSVLLAIMETTYVMTGRQIWRQMTKFWGTLFGINFVLGVATGIVMEFQFGMNWSYYSYYVGDIFGAPLAIEGLMAFFLEATFVGLFFFGWDRLSKVGHLVATWAVALGSNFSALWILVANGWMQNPVGSALNPQTMRMEITSFFDVVFNPVAQAKFVHTVSAGYVCASIFVLGVSAWYLLKGRHVELAKRSMTVAASFGLASALSVVVLGDESGYLATENQKMKLAAIEAMWKTEPAPAAFTAFGFPDQEARETHFAVHIPWVMGLIGTRSLTTEIPGIDQLEQQAETRIRDGIKAYDALMQIRAAPAQDQVAQEVRSSFEDLGHDLGYALLLKRYVDDPRQATDEQIAQAARDTIPHVPTLFWSFRIMVGLGMFFIVLTATFFWLSARRHLDKYPLLLRIAVFAIPLPWVAIELGWIVAEFGRQPWVIEGVLPTAVAVSSLGASTVLLTICGFAVLYTTLIVIEMKLMLKAIQQGPEPDHEPEAKLVSETLVPAAE, encoded by the coding sequence ATGGAACTAGACATCGTAGCGCTATCGCGCTTCCAATTCGCGCTGACCGCGCTTTACCACTTCCTGTTCGTGCCCCTGACGCTCGGCCTTTCCGTGCTGCTTGCCATCATGGAAACGACCTATGTCATGACGGGTCGCCAGATCTGGCGACAGATGACGAAATTCTGGGGCACGCTGTTCGGCATCAACTTCGTGCTCGGCGTCGCAACCGGCATCGTCATGGAATTCCAGTTCGGCATGAACTGGAGCTATTACAGCTATTATGTCGGCGATATCTTCGGTGCGCCGCTGGCGATCGAGGGCCTGATGGCCTTCTTCCTCGAAGCGACTTTCGTCGGCCTTTTCTTCTTCGGCTGGGACAGGCTGTCGAAGGTCGGCCATCTGGTCGCCACCTGGGCGGTGGCCCTTGGGTCGAATTTCTCGGCGCTCTGGATCCTTGTTGCCAATGGCTGGATGCAAAACCCTGTCGGTTCGGCGCTCAATCCGCAGACGATGCGTATGGAGATAACAAGCTTCTTCGACGTGGTCTTCAACCCCGTCGCCCAGGCGAAGTTTGTCCACACGGTTTCGGCCGGTTATGTCTGTGCCTCGATCTTCGTGCTTGGCGTTTCTGCCTGGTACCTGCTCAAGGGCCGGCACGTCGAACTTGCCAAACGCTCGATGACGGTTGCCGCCTCCTTCGGCCTCGCTTCGGCCCTGTCGGTGGTCGTTCTCGGTGACGAAAGCGGTTATCTCGCCACCGAAAACCAGAAGATGAAGCTCGCTGCGATCGAAGCCATGTGGAAGACAGAACCGGCTCCGGCTGCCTTCACCGCCTTCGGCTTTCCGGATCAGGAAGCACGCGAGACGCATTTCGCCGTTCATATCCCCTGGGTCATGGGCCTCATCGGCACCCGCTCGCTGACGACGGAAATCCCTGGTATCGATCAGCTGGAACAACAGGCAGAAACCCGCATTCGCGACGGCATCAAGGCCTATGATGCGCTGATGCAGATCCGCGCAGCACCTGCCCAGGATCAGGTTGCCCAGGAAGTCCGCAGCTCCTTCGAAGATCTCGGCCACGACCTCGGCTATGCCCTGCTCTTGAAGCGCTATGTCGACGATCCGCGTCAGGCAACCGACGAACAGATCGCTCAGGCCGCACGCGACACCATCCCGCATGTGCCAACGCTCTTCTGGTCGTTCCGCATCATGGTCGGCCTTGGCATGTTCTTCATCGTGCTGACGGCAACCTTCTTCTGGCTGTCGGCCCGCCGGCATTTGGACAAATATCCGCTGCTCCTGCGCATCGCGGTATTTGCCATCCCGCTGCCGTGGGTGGCGATCGAACTCGGCTGGATCGTTGCCGAGTTCGGCCGTCAGCCCTGGGTGATCGAAGGGGTGCTGCCGACGGCCGTCGCCGTCTCCAGCCTCGGCGCCAGCACGGTGCTGCTGACGATCTGCGGCTTTGCCGTACTCTACACAACGCTGATCGTCATCGAGATGAAGCTGATGCTGAAGGCAATCCAGCAAGGACCGGAACCGGACCACGAGCCGGAAGCAAAGCTTGTTTCCGAAACCCTCGTTCCAGCCGCGGAGTGA
- a CDS encoding amino acid ABC transporter ATP-binding/permease protein: protein MSSFFNDIKPVLRLFMQTRSRELLLGAALSAATVTAGIALLGLSGWFITATALAGLSATVAVTFDVFAPSASIRFLAILRTLARYGERLTTHNATLAVLAALREHLFRGWAAAGATRTLLNRPARLLFRLTADIDALDSLYLRVLVPAAVAVGAELVASVALGLMHPLFGLLFGACLVLVGLGLPLAAGRLALKYARRRAYGIEIIRSRTIDLVAGQTDLLMANRLTAQQQAIAAADAYTAKADDRLNRIESGVTFGFGLFSTALLVASLLIVALLMRTGAITAPVAALGVLVAFAATEPFAALRRGALEFGRTMLASKRIAPRLSAVEADLTPKAPAHELAFALQDITVAHDGATRPALRNVTLELRRGEHIAVVGSSGAGKSTLLSLLSGELPPAAGVAAALDTTLLTQRTELFQDTLRGNLLLAAAGADDDHLRGALAAAGLLADVDALQSGLDTPLGEGGIGLSGGQSRRLALARLFLRDTPLWLLDEPTEGLDGRTARDVLHRLALRAEGRALVIATHMRREAALADRIAVIADGRITEVSRRGEAAFEKALDRLRPD from the coding sequence ATGAGCTCTTTCTTCAACGATATCAAGCCTGTCTTGCGTCTCTTCATGCAGACGCGCAGCAGGGAGCTTCTGCTCGGCGCCGCATTGTCGGCTGCGACCGTCACGGCTGGCATTGCGCTGCTCGGCCTTTCCGGCTGGTTCATAACCGCGACCGCGCTTGCAGGTCTTTCGGCAACCGTTGCCGTCACCTTTGACGTCTTTGCACCATCGGCCAGCATTCGTTTCCTGGCGATCCTGCGCACGTTGGCGCGTTACGGCGAACGTCTGACAACGCATAATGCAACGCTTGCCGTGCTTGCTGCCCTTCGCGAGCATCTGTTCCGCGGCTGGGCCGCCGCCGGCGCAACACGCACGCTTCTCAATCGACCGGCCCGGCTGCTTTTCCGCCTGACGGCCGATATTGATGCGCTGGATTCACTCTATCTTCGTGTTCTTGTGCCGGCGGCCGTGGCAGTCGGCGCGGAACTCGTTGCCAGCGTCGCGCTCGGGCTGATGCATCCGCTCTTCGGCCTCCTCTTCGGCGCTTGTCTCGTTTTGGTGGGGCTTGGCCTGCCGCTCGCTGCCGGCCGACTGGCGTTGAAGTACGCGCGCCGCCGCGCTTACGGCATCGAAATCATCCGGTCCAGGACCATCGATCTCGTTGCCGGGCAGACCGATCTTCTCATGGCGAACCGGCTTACCGCACAGCAGCAAGCCATCGCCGCTGCTGACGCCTATACCGCAAAGGCCGACGACCGGTTAAACCGCATCGAGAGCGGCGTCACCTTCGGCTTCGGCCTTTTCTCCACCGCGCTTCTGGTCGCGTCTCTGCTGATCGTGGCCTTGCTGATGCGGACCGGCGCGATCACCGCGCCTGTTGCCGCGCTCGGCGTGCTCGTCGCATTTGCCGCAACCGAACCTTTCGCCGCACTGCGCCGCGGCGCCCTGGAATTCGGCAGGACGATGCTGGCGTCCAAACGCATCGCACCACGTCTTTCGGCCGTCGAAGCAGACCTCACGCCAAAAGCTCCGGCCCATGAGCTTGCTTTCGCGCTCCAGGATATCACCGTCGCACATGACGGGGCGACACGGCCTGCATTGCGCAACGTGACGCTCGAGTTGCGGCGCGGCGAGCACATCGCCGTGGTCGGCAGCAGCGGCGCCGGCAAATCGACCCTGCTCTCGCTGCTTTCAGGCGAATTGCCGCCGGCTGCCGGCGTGGCCGCAGCACTGGATACAACCTTGCTCACCCAGCGGACCGAGCTTTTCCAGGATACGCTGCGCGGCAACCTGCTGCTCGCGGCAGCCGGTGCCGATGACGATCACCTGCGCGGCGCGCTCGCCGCAGCCGGCCTGCTTGCCGATGTCGACGCGTTGCAATCAGGTCTCGATACGCCGCTCGGCGAAGGCGGCATAGGACTTTCCGGCGGCCAGTCACGCCGGCTGGCGCTCGCGCGTCTCTTCCTGCGCGATACGCCGCTCTGGCTGCTCGACGAGCCGACCGAGGGGCTTGATGGCCGCACCGCGCGTGACGTGTTGCATCGCCTCGCGCTGAGAGCCGAAGGCCGCGCGCTTGTCATCGCCACGCATATGCGCCGTGAGGCGGCGCTCGCAGACCGCATCGCCGTCATCGCGGACGGCCGCATCACAGAGGTTTCGCGCCGTGGGGAGGCGGCGTTCGAAAAGGCGCTCGACCGGCTTCGGCCAGATTGA